One Cohnella candidum genomic region harbors:
- a CDS encoding GerMN domain-containing protein, translating to MNRKIGNRLKPLRWSTVLLLIPLVSACSSIGSSEGKSAAIDPPPSQIEEAMLQQAEGTADGTATPSLTGETPVKPTVGQVAPEDSVTVYLLDEKGYLAPMTLRLPSGETPASESVQAGAETAMTWLTKDPKRIDQLPEGFSAVLPEGAKVDSVKLDTDSGTVSIDFADPLPAMPANEERKMLEAVVWTMTELPGMDKVKLSVGGRTIRSLPASKMPVDEVLTRGIGINVEEAKGVKIAHSMGVTLYFSARSANGDGYFVPVTRLIDRTPDRMRAALDELIKGPSDTKSLQAVVQPGFTVDGLKPLADTVNVSLRDDEWSAKKPVPSDMMEAIVLTMTEAAGTPQVKVAINGDDSFLDSDQRSYDRPVTRPAAVNMLER from the coding sequence ATGAACCGTAAGATCGGCAATCGCCTTAAACCTCTAAGATGGTCAACCGTGCTGCTGCTGATACCGCTCGTGTCCGCTTGTTCGTCTATCGGAAGTTCGGAAGGCAAGTCGGCCGCCATCGATCCGCCGCCTTCCCAAATCGAGGAAGCCATGCTGCAGCAGGCGGAAGGAACGGCGGACGGGACCGCGACCCCGTCGCTTACCGGCGAAACGCCCGTCAAACCGACCGTCGGACAAGTCGCGCCCGAGGATTCCGTCACCGTGTACCTGCTCGACGAGAAAGGCTACCTCGCTCCCATGACGCTGCGCCTCCCTTCCGGGGAAACGCCCGCTTCGGAATCCGTACAAGCCGGCGCGGAAACCGCCATGACCTGGCTGACGAAAGACCCGAAGCGCATCGACCAGCTGCCCGAGGGCTTCTCCGCGGTTCTGCCAGAGGGCGCGAAGGTTGACTCCGTAAAGCTGGATACGGACTCGGGCACGGTGTCGATCGACTTCGCCGATCCGCTTCCGGCCATGCCGGCCAACGAAGAGCGCAAAATGCTCGAAGCCGTCGTCTGGACGATGACGGAGCTTCCCGGCATGGATAAGGTGAAGCTGTCCGTCGGTGGCCGAACGATCCGCTCGCTTCCGGCTTCCAAAATGCCGGTAGACGAAGTATTGACCCGGGGCATCGGCATCAACGTCGAGGAAGCCAAAGGCGTGAAGATTGCCCATTCGATGGGCGTGACCCTGTACTTCTCCGCCAGATCGGCCAACGGCGACGGCTATTTCGTGCCGGTGACGCGCCTGATCGACCGGACGCCCGACCGGATGCGCGCCGCTTTGGACGAACTGATCAAAGGCCCGTCGGACACGAAATCCCTGCAAGCCGTGGTTCAACCGGGCTTCACCGTCGACGGACTGAAGCCGCTCGCCGATACGGTAAACGTCTCGCTGCGGGACGACGAATGGTCGGCGAAGAAGCCGGTGCCCTCCGACATGATGGAGGCGATCGTGCTGACGATGACCGAAGCGGCGGGGACCCCTCAGGTCAAAGTGGCGATCAACGGCGACGATTCCTTCCTCGATTCGGATCAGCGCTCCTACGACCGTCCGGTCACCCGGCCCGCCGCCGTGAACATGCTTGAACGCTGA
- a CDS encoding phosphatidylglycerophosphatase A, with protein MSRPNLYRLNSKEVARATEEWLTQRGVSKEQIGQLVMLLQKDYFPELTLEECVVNVEAVLSKREVQNAVLTGIQLDILAEEGKLLPPLQDMIKYDEGLYGCDEVLALSIVNVYGSIGFTNFGYIDKFKPGVLKKLNDKSDGNIHTFLDDIVGAIAAAASSRIAHRKQAEREAVAEGLEQAGEAGE; from the coding sequence TTGTCCAGACCGAACTTGTATCGTCTCAACAGCAAAGAAGTCGCCCGAGCCACCGAAGAGTGGCTGACCCAACGAGGCGTAAGCAAGGAGCAAATCGGACAGCTGGTCATGCTGCTCCAAAAAGACTACTTCCCCGAGCTGACGCTGGAAGAGTGCGTCGTGAACGTAGAAGCGGTGCTGTCCAAGCGGGAAGTCCAAAATGCGGTATTGACCGGCATCCAACTCGATATTCTGGCGGAGGAAGGCAAGCTGCTGCCGCCGCTGCAAGACATGATCAAGTACGACGAAGGCCTGTACGGCTGCGACGAAGTGCTGGCCCTCAGCATCGTCAACGTGTACGGCAGCATCGGGTTCACGAACTTCGGCTACATCGACAAGTTCAAGCCCGGCGTCCTGAAGAAGCTGAACGATAAGTCGGACGGGAACATCCACACTTTCCTCGACGACATCGTCGGCGCCATCGCGGCCGCGGCGTCCAGCCGCATCGCTCACCGCAAGCAAGCGGAACGCGAAGCGGTGGCGGAAGGGCTCGAGCAGGCCGGGGAAGCGGGAGAATAA
- a CDS encoding MBL fold metallo-hydrolase: protein MSTGIEHPDGWLQVKIPLPYSLKWVNAYLLPGPEGWTLIDPGLRTSETERIWTAFMEEAPVSWNRIAKIVLTHHHPDHYGLAGWFRERTGANVWMSETARAAAVRMWGENETYSGEMLEAFREHGLPSELAREMQAHLLGFRERVSPQPEEVRYLEAGKPVAMGGVDWEPVAGEGHAPGHLSFYDRTGKRLICGDQVLPDISPNIGWMPGGDGNPLASYLSSLESMRELDVEAAYPGHRDPFGGFRERVDELLRHHERRLDKIAEGIGDEKISSFDVCERLFGTHLRGNLHNLRFALAETIAHLILLETRGVLARDRGSWQRK, encoded by the coding sequence ATGTCGACGGGAATCGAACACCCGGATGGCTGGCTGCAGGTGAAGATTCCCCTGCCTTATTCGCTGAAGTGGGTAAACGCGTATTTGCTGCCGGGTCCGGAAGGCTGGACGCTGATCGATCCGGGTCTCCGAACGTCGGAGACGGAACGGATTTGGACGGCGTTTATGGAGGAGGCCCCTGTGTCTTGGAACAGGATCGCGAAAATCGTGCTGACGCATCACCATCCCGACCATTACGGATTGGCGGGATGGTTTCGCGAGCGCACGGGCGCGAACGTATGGATGTCGGAAACCGCCAGGGCGGCGGCCGTCCGCATGTGGGGGGAGAACGAGACCTATTCCGGCGAGATGCTCGAAGCGTTCCGGGAGCACGGGCTTCCGTCCGAGCTGGCACGGGAGATGCAGGCGCATTTGCTGGGATTCCGGGAACGCGTTTCCCCCCAGCCGGAAGAGGTGCGCTATCTGGAGGCGGGGAAACCGGTCGCCATGGGGGGCGTAGATTGGGAGCCGGTCGCGGGAGAAGGACATGCGCCGGGGCATCTCTCGTTCTACGACCGAACCGGCAAGCGCCTGATTTGCGGGGACCAAGTGCTGCCTGATATCTCGCCGAACATCGGATGGATGCCGGGCGGCGACGGAAATCCGCTGGCTTCGTATCTTTCGAGCCTGGAATCGATGCGGGAGCTGGACGTCGAAGCCGCTTATCCCGGGCACCGGGACCCGTTCGGCGGTTTCCGCGAGCGGGTGGACGAGCTGCTCCGCCATCACGAGCGCAGGCTGGATAAAATCGCCGAGGGGATCGGCGACGAAAAGATCAGCTCATTCGACGTCTGCGAGCGGTTGTTCGGGACCCATCTGCGCGGCAACTTGCACAATCTCCGGTTCGCGCTCGCGGAAACGATCGCGCATCTCATCCTGCTCGAGACCCGCGGCGTGCTCGCTCGTGACCGCGGCAGCTGGCAGCGAAAGTAG
- the fni gene encoding type 2 isopentenyl-diphosphate Delta-isomerase, translating into METGSDRTSRRKAEHIRICLEEAVQGRGVSTGLENYRLRHAAFPEMAFSDVRIETVFLGKTVRTPLLISSMTGGTGEAGEVNRRFAEAAEARGWAMGLGSMRAALEKEELAATFRVRREAPTIPILANIGGVQLNCGIGPDDCLRAVEMAEADALVIHMNALQEVFQPGGDTDFRGLYKRVEEVCKRLPVPVGIKEVGWGIDGAAARRLAEAGAAFIDVAGAGGTSWSQVEKFRQADPLLREAAEAFADWGMPTADCLLEIRRKLPDMPLIASGGLRNGVDAAKAIALGGDMAGFGRSLLKEAATGGDVQGRLERVESELRIAMFASGARELRDLRAPGMIRDKRIWESFGEE; encoded by the coding sequence ATGGAAACAGGGTCGGACAGAACGTCACGGCGCAAGGCGGAGCACATTCGGATATGCTTGGAAGAGGCCGTGCAGGGCCGCGGCGTGTCGACGGGCTTGGAAAATTACCGGCTTCGGCACGCCGCGTTTCCCGAAATGGCGTTCTCGGATGTGAGGATCGAGACCGTTTTCTTGGGGAAAACCGTGCGAACGCCTCTTTTGATCAGCAGCATGACCGGTGGGACGGGGGAAGCCGGAGAGGTCAACCGGCGTTTCGCGGAAGCCGCAGAAGCACGGGGATGGGCGATGGGGCTCGGCTCCATGCGCGCCGCGTTGGAGAAGGAGGAACTGGCCGCCACGTTCCGCGTGCGGCGCGAAGCGCCGACGATTCCGATCCTCGCGAATATCGGCGGGGTTCAGCTCAATTGCGGCATCGGGCCGGACGATTGCCTGAGGGCGGTGGAGATGGCCGAAGCGGATGCGCTGGTCATCCATATGAACGCGCTGCAGGAAGTGTTCCAGCCGGGCGGCGACACGGATTTCCGCGGTTTGTACAAGCGGGTCGAAGAGGTATGCAAGCGGCTTCCCGTGCCGGTAGGCATCAAGGAAGTCGGATGGGGCATCGACGGTGCCGCCGCGCGCAGGCTCGCCGAGGCGGGCGCGGCGTTCATCGATGTAGCGGGAGCGGGAGGCACGTCCTGGAGCCAGGTAGAGAAATTCCGGCAGGCGGATCCGCTGCTCCGGGAGGCCGCCGAAGCGTTCGCCGATTGGGGAATGCCCACGGCGGACTGCTTGTTGGAAATCCGCCGCAAGCTGCCGGATATGCCCTTGATCGCGAGCGGGGGGCTTCGCAACGGGGTCGACGCTGCGAAAGCGATCGCGCTCGGCGGCGACATGGCCGGATTCGGGCGTTCGCTGCTGAAAGAAGCTGCCACGGGCGGGGACGTCCAAGGACGGCTGGAACGGGTCGAATCGGAGCTGCGGATCGCGATGTTCGCTTCCGGAGCCCGGGAGCTGCGGGACCTGCGCGCGCCGGGAATGATTCGGGACAAACGCATTTGGGAGAGTTTCGGGGAGGAGTAA
- a CDS encoding YheC/YheD family protein, producing the protein MSAPKINVQAISSGILSDDVLMLGEPLMKRSKIPAGQPLTLQFGSFRHSVTVIPVPRYEGLRISQTLFRRMGLQSGSSLRLQYQASSRTLSLGPLIGVLVSREYPHQPDKPFGDITMFCRELTDACRKQGAYVYFFTPGALGSSQTAVEGWVYNDGWQRMTLPVPNVVNNRLTSRKLENLPDVQQFMKEITSRYGSRVFNEKFLDKSEVFDALKKDANLRRYLPESHSLRDFSMFRSMCSRYASVFLKPVRGSLGKGIIRLTRLGPESWQASYATVNGTRKMNFANLTKLYASISGKMKSVHYLIQQGLDLIEIGGRPVDFRALTQKNAVGEWTVTSVVSRTAGSDHFVSNLARGGTLSKTREALVKSNLPAVFRGDASARLHRAALDIAKGIDAYIPAHFGELGIDLAIDTNGRVWLLEVNSKPSKNDNTPLTEGKIRPSVRMMIQYARYLSGF; encoded by the coding sequence ATGTCCGCCCCCAAAATCAACGTCCAGGCCATCAGCTCCGGCATTCTGTCCGACGACGTCCTCATGCTGGGGGAACCGCTGATGAAGAGGTCGAAAATACCGGCCGGTCAGCCCCTCACGCTGCAGTTCGGTTCTTTTCGCCACTCCGTCACCGTCATTCCCGTACCGCGTTACGAAGGACTGAGAATCAGTCAGACGCTGTTCCGCAGAATGGGCCTCCAATCCGGAAGCTCCCTCCGGCTGCAGTACCAAGCCTCCTCCAGGACCCTGTCGCTCGGGCCCTTGATCGGCGTGCTCGTCAGCCGGGAATATCCCCATCAGCCGGATAAACCATTCGGCGATATCACGATGTTTTGCCGGGAACTGACCGATGCTTGCCGCAAACAAGGCGCATACGTTTATTTTTTCACTCCGGGCGCCCTTGGGTCAAGTCAGACGGCCGTGGAGGGCTGGGTGTACAACGACGGTTGGCAGCGCATGACGCTCCCCGTGCCCAACGTCGTCAACAACCGGCTTACTTCCCGTAAATTGGAGAATCTGCCGGACGTCCAGCAGTTCATGAAAGAAATCACCTCACGCTACGGTTCCCGGGTGTTCAACGAAAAATTTCTCGACAAATCGGAAGTGTTCGACGCGCTCAAGAAAGACGCGAACCTTCGCCGCTATTTGCCGGAGTCCCACTCTCTGAGGGATTTCTCCATGTTCCGCAGCATGTGCTCCCGTTACGCCAGCGTCTTCTTGAAACCCGTGCGCGGAAGCCTCGGCAAAGGAATCATCCGGCTGACGCGTTTAGGTCCGGAAAGCTGGCAAGCGTCGTATGCTACCGTGAACGGAACCCGAAAAATGAATTTCGCTAACTTGACGAAGCTTTACGCCTCCATCTCCGGAAAGATGAAGTCGGTTCACTATCTGATCCAGCAAGGGCTCGATCTCATCGAAATCGGCGGCCGTCCGGTCGATTTCCGGGCGTTAACTCAAAAGAACGCGGTCGGGGAATGGACGGTCACATCCGTCGTGAGCCGCACGGCGGGCAGCGATCACTTCGTGTCGAACCTGGCCCGCGGAGGCACCCTCTCGAAAACCCGCGAAGCGCTGGTCAAATCCAATCTTCCCGCCGTATTCCGGGGAGACGCTTCCGCGCGCCTTCACCGCGCGGCGCTGGACATCGCCAAGGGGATCGACGCTTACATCCCTGCCCATTTCGGCGAGCTCGGCATCGACCTCGCGATCGACACGAACGGCCGCGTCTGGCTGCTTGAGGTGAACTCCAAGCCTTCCAAGAACGACAACACACCATTAACAGAGGGGAAAATCCGCCCTTCGGTGCGGATGATGATTCAATATGCGAGATATTTATCCGGATTCTGA
- a CDS encoding YheC/YheD family protein, giving the protein MRDIYPDSEILGILALERPGEFPVGEGRFVRELLRRGRRTGLTAIAFDPRTWDPSDDSVRGWTLQSDGEGWQSGRYGVPGLLYDRAWPETASEHERFRHALRRLEDGRKLRRLNGKLPHKGRVHALLAQEPELDRLLPPTQAYAGPASFSRWLDHAGGSAFLKPAGGSQGRRVAACVRESDGSVLIRGRRADNRSFEVSFRSMAAASAKLHRWIGRRSYIMQPLLDLTGEGGAPYDIRALVQKNGRGRWTVTGIAARIGRPGTVTANLHGGGRAEPAETVLAAAHGASKAEELLAEIRRACLLIVRRLERHCGRLAELGLDFGVDRSGRLWFLEANSKPGRQAMAGISAETAARSTERPIDYARFILLRPRGRVIHEFDHL; this is encoded by the coding sequence ATGCGAGATATTTATCCGGATTCTGAAATCCTCGGCATTCTCGCCCTCGAAAGGCCGGGCGAGTTTCCGGTAGGGGAAGGCCGTTTCGTCCGCGAGCTGCTCCGGAGAGGAAGGAGAACGGGGCTCACGGCGATCGCTTTCGATCCGAGAACGTGGGATCCGTCCGACGATTCGGTGCGGGGCTGGACGCTCCAAAGCGACGGCGAAGGGTGGCAATCCGGCCGTTACGGCGTGCCCGGCCTGCTTTATGACCGCGCCTGGCCGGAAACCGCGTCGGAACACGAGCGGTTCCGCCATGCGCTGCGCCGGTTGGAAGACGGGCGCAAACTCCGTCGGCTCAACGGGAAACTGCCCCACAAAGGCCGCGTTCACGCCTTGCTCGCCCAAGAACCCGAATTGGACCGCTTGCTCCCGCCTACCCAGGCGTATGCCGGTCCGGCTTCGTTCTCGCGATGGCTGGACCATGCCGGCGGATCGGCATTCCTGAAGCCGGCGGGAGGCAGCCAAGGCCGGCGGGTCGCCGCATGCGTTCGTGAGTCTGACGGATCGGTGCTGATCCGCGGGCGCCGGGCAGACAACCGCTCTTTCGAAGTCTCTTTCCGCAGCATGGCGGCGGCTTCCGCCAAGCTGCACCGATGGATCGGCCGCCGCTCGTACATCATGCAGCCGCTGCTCGATTTAACGGGCGAAGGCGGCGCCCCGTATGATATTCGCGCGCTGGTGCAAAAAAACGGACGCGGCCGTTGGACGGTCACCGGGATCGCCGCCCGTATCGGCCGGCCCGGTACGGTGACGGCCAATTTGCATGGAGGAGGCCGGGCGGAGCCTGCGGAAACCGTGCTCGCCGCAGCGCACGGAGCGTCAAAGGCCGAAGAGCTGCTGGCGGAAATCCGCCGCGCTTGCCTGCTCATCGTCCGGCGGCTGGAACGCCACTGCGGCCGGCTCGCGGAATTGGGGCTGGACTTCGGCGTGGACCGCTCCGGAAGGCTGTGGTTCCTGGAGGCCAACTCCAAACCCGGACGGCAAGCCATGGCGGGAATCAGCGCCGAAACCGCGGCACGTTCGACGGAGAGGCCGATCGATTACGCACGATTCATCCTGCTTCGACCACGTGGGAGGGTAATTCATGAGTTTGACCATCTGTAA
- a CDS encoding YheC/YheD family protein, translating into MSLTICNVHFTQQPERILWLSSSLAKLLRLGGRKSVTVKLGQDTVPAAVRTIKRKGHHVYMSAGLRQSVRVPMSGNVFVNNEEDGEIQLGPLVGILTDTSRSSPGSPFGYRTAFFKQLLSMGRKNAYFFAFTPRDINWHQETVQGWFYQPGSGWQRRVVPLPDVVYNRLPSRKAETSATLTALRERLVRKRIPFFNWSFFNKADVYKMLENDPEALKHLPESVHNPSPERIKEMLEKHHFVYYKPSDGSLGVGIYRLTYHPRKGYFIRFRRNGSNVLLRFNTFGGIMKMLRARHGSGLSQYVAQQGIRLVEIDSCPIDFRFHMHKDGSNRWVVAGIGAKKAGRGSVTTHIKNGGSLMTPEQALMHTFGDRTLEVLEEAKDTAVQLSEAIERNYSHTLGELGLDIGIDRDGAVWMFEANAKPGRSIFKHPELKEQGRASMQYILDHCLYLSNFRIEEED; encoded by the coding sequence ATGAGTTTGACCATCTGTAACGTCCATTTCACTCAGCAGCCCGAACGAATTCTTTGGCTCTCGAGTTCCCTCGCGAAGCTGCTTCGGCTGGGGGGACGGAAATCGGTAACCGTCAAGCTCGGCCAGGATACCGTTCCCGCTGCGGTGCGCACGATCAAACGCAAGGGACATCATGTTTACATGTCGGCGGGACTGCGTCAATCCGTTCGGGTGCCGATGTCGGGTAACGTCTTCGTCAATAACGAAGAGGACGGGGAAATCCAGCTCGGACCGCTCGTCGGCATCCTTACCGACACCTCGCGGAGCTCCCCAGGCTCCCCTTTCGGCTATAGGACCGCTTTTTTCAAACAATTGCTGTCGATGGGCAGAAAAAACGCCTATTTTTTCGCTTTCACCCCGCGGGACATCAACTGGCACCAGGAAACGGTGCAAGGTTGGTTTTACCAGCCGGGCTCGGGTTGGCAAAGGCGCGTCGTGCCGCTGCCGGACGTCGTCTACAACCGGCTTCCGAGCCGAAAAGCGGAAACCTCGGCCACCCTGACCGCCTTGAGGGAACGGTTGGTCCGGAAACGGATCCCCTTCTTCAACTGGAGCTTCTTCAACAAGGCGGACGTATACAAAATGCTCGAAAACGACCCCGAAGCGCTGAAGCATCTTCCCGAGTCCGTGCATAACCCTTCTCCCGAACGGATCAAGGAAATGCTGGAAAAACACCATTTCGTCTATTACAAGCCTTCGGACGGGAGTCTCGGCGTCGGCATTTACCGGCTGACTTACCATCCCCGCAAAGGGTATTTCATCCGTTTTCGCCGCAACGGTTCGAACGTGCTGCTGCGGTTCAATACTTTCGGAGGCATCATGAAAATGCTTCGGGCACGCCACGGCAGTGGACTGAGCCAATACGTCGCTCAGCAAGGAATCCGGCTCGTCGAAATAGACAGCTGCCCGATCGATTTCCGGTTCCACATGCATAAAGACGGGAGCAACCGTTGGGTCGTGGCCGGCATCGGCGCGAAGAAAGCGGGCCGCGGCAGCGTGACGACGCATATCAAAAACGGAGGTTCTCTGATGACGCCGGAGCAGGCGCTCATGCACACGTTTGGGGACCGCACGCTGGAAGTTCTGGAGGAGGCGAAGGATACCGCCGTCCAGCTTTCCGAGGCGATCGAGAGGAACTACAGCCATACGCTCGGCGAGCTGGGTCTGGATATCGGCATCGACCGGGACGGCGCGGTATGGATGTTCGAGGCGAACGCGAAACCCGGCAGATCCATTTTCAAACATCCCGAGTTGAAAGAACAAGGCCGCGCGTCCATGCAATATATTCTGGACCATTGCCTGTATCTGAGCAATTTCCGGATAGAGGAGGAAGACTGA
- a CDS encoding YheC/YheD family protein gives MRILAHASSPGTFDSGDRPVVAILTVDDEAQSFRGNRANFADLIQTGSELGVVTYVVTVSQLKLKSDRVQGYTYRPEDGAWIQEWFPRPSVIYNRIPLREDERQPIVRKKLAAISRHPGIQMFNRRFFNKWSLFRWLYNNPATRRYVPDTRKLTTLFVLSRLLKRHRLLYLKPVRGKAGVGIMTVRLQPEKALPYRLQIQEEKGSRTYRLASLQRLWEKVVDYAESTGEPYIAQQGISLASVDDRPFDLRALTQKNQSGKWELTGIGARVAGNASITTHVPRGGYIDDPDKLLTAIFGKEKAVEVLDRVRETILLLAKQIERASGSRLGEMSMDLGVDRSGNVWFLEANSKPMKFDERDIRKESLHRIFQYSYYLHRRTKKPSGR, from the coding sequence ATGCGGATATTGGCGCACGCTTCGTCTCCCGGGACGTTCGATAGCGGCGACAGGCCGGTGGTGGCTATCTTGACCGTTGATGACGAAGCCCAATCGTTCCGAGGAAACCGGGCGAACTTCGCCGACCTGATCCAAACCGGGAGCGAGCTGGGCGTCGTCACGTACGTGGTTACGGTGAGCCAATTGAAGCTCAAGTCTGACCGCGTTCAGGGCTATACGTATCGTCCCGAAGACGGCGCGTGGATTCAGGAATGGTTTCCGCGGCCGAGCGTCATTTACAACCGGATTCCGCTCAGGGAGGACGAACGGCAGCCGATCGTCAGAAAGAAGCTGGCCGCGATTTCGCGGCATCCGGGAATCCAAATGTTCAACCGCCGGTTTTTCAACAAATGGTCGCTTTTTCGGTGGCTTTACAACAACCCGGCGACTCGGCGCTACGTCCCGGATACGAGGAAGCTCACGACCTTGTTCGTGCTGTCCCGTCTGCTGAAACGGCACCGGCTGCTGTATCTGAAACCCGTCCGCGGCAAAGCAGGCGTCGGAATCATGACGGTAAGATTGCAGCCGGAGAAGGCGCTGCCGTACCGGCTGCAGATCCAGGAGGAGAAAGGCAGCCGGACTTACCGCCTCGCTTCGCTGCAGCGGCTGTGGGAGAAAGTCGTCGACTACGCGGAATCGACCGGCGAGCCTTATATCGCCCAGCAAGGGATCTCGCTCGCTTCCGTGGACGACCGGCCGTTCGATTTGCGGGCATTGACCCAGAAAAACCAGTCGGGCAAATGGGAGCTCACCGGAATCGGAGCGCGCGTGGCGGGAAACGCCAGCATTACGACGCACGTTCCGCGGGGCGGCTACATCGACGATCCGGATAAGCTGCTCACCGCCATTTTCGGCAAGGAAAAAGCCGTTGAAGTGCTCGACCGGGTGCGGGAAACCATCCTGCTGCTCGCGAAGCAGATCGAGCGGGCTTCCGGTTCGCGCCTCGGCGAAATGTCCATGGACCTCGGCGTGGACCGCAGCGGCAACGTATGGTTTCTGGAAGCCAATTCGAAGCCGATGAAGTTCGACGAGAGAGATATCCGGAAAGAGTCCTTGCACCGGATTTTCCAATATAGCTATTATTTGCATCGCCGCACCAAGAAGCCGTCCGGGAGGTGA
- a CDS encoding YheC/YheD family protein — translation MSKNPTLGILTLYLNDRKSIEEKAMFQKLTAAGRKKGMDVVVFTPDDVEDRTGRVYAHVYSPVKKIWGRQWTRMPQIIYDRARYQKSSRFERLLSFRRKYAHLIFLNRPLRNKWTIYRTLSGIPSLRDHLPTTRLYESPADVAAMLKQHPTVYFKPINGTGGRGILRIDRRSDGLLLLQGRNHARAIVPRRIIRREQLPALIRAWDRRGDRYIVQQGLQIKLPGGRVHDYRMLVQKNGQGEWVFTGCAGRVGPPNSITSNLHGGGTAVTMESLLREWIESEDQIAQIRENAETFGIEVAATLEKTYGTLCELALDLAIDRSGRIWLLEVNPKPAREVFVRAGEAEVYQRALSLPIEYALWTYRRHQEGAGSDSKPGSGHKPDAGREPPEDQPTTD, via the coding sequence ATGTCCAAAAACCCGACGCTCGGTATCCTGACGCTCTACCTCAACGACCGAAAATCGATCGAAGAGAAAGCGATGTTCCAGAAGCTGACGGCGGCGGGTCGAAAAAAGGGGATGGACGTGGTCGTGTTCACCCCGGACGACGTCGAGGATCGAACCGGACGCGTCTACGCGCACGTCTACTCTCCGGTCAAGAAGATTTGGGGACGGCAATGGACGCGTATGCCACAAATCATCTACGACAGGGCGAGGTACCAGAAGAGCTCCCGATTCGAAAGGCTGCTTTCGTTCCGCCGCAAATATGCCCATCTGATTTTCCTGAATCGTCCACTGCGCAACAAATGGACCATTTACCGCACCTTGAGCGGCATCCCGTCTTTGCGCGACCATCTGCCGACTACGCGGCTGTACGAATCCCCCGCCGACGTAGCCGCGATGCTCAAACAACACCCCACGGTCTATTTCAAGCCGATTAACGGAACCGGAGGACGCGGCATTCTCCGCATCGACCGCAGGTCCGACGGCTTGCTGCTGTTGCAAGGTCGGAACCATGCGCGGGCCATCGTCCCCCGCCGGATCATCCGACGGGAGCAGCTGCCGGCCCTCATCCGGGCCTGGGACCGGCGCGGCGACCGCTATATCGTGCAGCAAGGCCTTCAGATCAAACTGCCCGGAGGAAGGGTTCACGATTACCGCATGCTCGTGCAGAAGAACGGCCAAGGGGAGTGGGTCTTCACCGGCTGCGCCGGCCGCGTCGGTCCGCCGAACAGCATTACCTCCAACTTGCACGGCGGCGGAACGGCGGTGACGATGGAATCGCTGCTGCGGGAATGGATCGAAAGCGAGGACCAGATCGCGCAGATCCGGGAAAACGCGGAGACGTTCGGAATCGAAGTCGCAGCGACCCTGGAGAAAACGTACGGAACGCTGTGCGAGCTCGCGCTCGACTTGGCCATCGACCGCAGCGGCCGGATTTGGCTGCTCGAGGTGAACCCGAAGCCCGCCCGGGAAGTGTTCGTCCGCGCGGGGGAGGCGGAGGTCTACCAGCGTGCGCTCTCGCTCCCGATTGAATACGCCCTGTGGACGTATCGGCGCCACCAAGAAGGAGCCGGCTCCGACTCGAAGCCGGGCTCCGGGCATAAGCCGGATGCCGGACGCGAACCCCCGGAAGATCAGCCGACGACCGATTGA
- a CDS encoding HAD family hydrolase codes for MNRLPLPEAVIFDLDGTLFQTETLLETVHRRVFETLRNERLYTEATPPIDKLLGSLGMLLEDIWKRVMPEGSPQAHERANVLLLQYELEELSRGRGSLYPGVPETLAALRRRGIRLFIASNGLELYVKGVPEIKGIAELFEGTYSAGEFGTASKVELVRRLTDTFGVRSAWMVGDRSSDVEAGLKNGLSVVGCDYAGFRREGELDGSHAVIRSFPELLDLLPEQEL; via the coding sequence ATGAATCGTCTGCCGCTGCCCGAGGCCGTCATTTTCGATCTGGACGGCACGCTGTTCCAAACCGAAACCTTGCTGGAAACCGTTCATCGCCGCGTGTTCGAAACGCTGCGCAACGAACGCTTGTACACGGAGGCGACCCCGCCGATCGACAAGCTGCTCGGCTCCTTGGGAATGCTTCTTGAGGATATCTGGAAACGCGTCATGCCGGAAGGCTCCCCGCAGGCGCACGAGCGGGCGAACGTGCTGCTGCTTCAGTACGAATTGGAGGAGCTGTCGCGGGGACGCGGATCGCTGTATCCCGGCGTGCCGGAGACGCTTGCCGCCCTCCGCCGGAGGGGCATCCGGCTGTTTATCGCCAGCAACGGCCTGGAGCTTTACGTGAAGGGCGTGCCCGAGATCAAAGGAATCGCCGAGCTGTTCGAAGGGACTTACAGCGCGGGAGAATTCGGCACCGCCTCCAAAGTGGAACTGGTTCGCCGTCTGACGGACACCTTCGGAGTCCGGAGCGCCTGGATGGTCGGAGACCGGTCTTCGGACGTGGAAGCGGGGCTGAAAAACGGCTTGTCCGTCGTCGGGTGCGATTATGCCGGGTTCCGCCGGGAAGGCGAGCTCGACGGATCCCATGCGGTGATCCGGTCGTTCCCGGAGCTGCTCGATTTATTGCCCGAGCAAGAGCTATGA